The proteins below come from a single Triticum aestivum cultivar Chinese Spring chromosome 5D, IWGSC CS RefSeq v2.1, whole genome shotgun sequence genomic window:
- the LOC123120974 gene encoding RCC1 domain-containing protein RUG3, mitochondrial: MDIDDVICSLRVVGVPTKSAIYTWGYNQSGQTARKGKERHLRIPKSLPPKLFTCRDGENLRWIDIACGRAHTAAVVSDGSLFTWGANDFGQLGDGTEESAKEPKKVNALATEFVKSVSCGAHCTAAIAEPRENDGTISRSRLWVWGQNQGSDYPRLYWGAFAPNTVIRQVSCGAVHVVALSDDGLLQAWGYNEYGQLGRGCTSEGLQGARVLNAYARFLDDTPELVKIVRVSCGEYHAAAISENGEVYTWGLGSLGQLGHRSLQSGDKELIPRRVVALEGIVIRDVSCGGVHSCAVTEGGALYCWGGGHVGQLGLGPQNGFFSCALNGSDMLLRNIPVLVIPSGVRLVTCGHSHTLISMKDGRIYGWGYNSYGQAANEKSTYAWYPSPVDWCVGEVRRLAAGGGHSAVLTDASSLKELCEFKLAETVNRSNARLIEDVASRTGADALARLCEKLREHLVEQGDSELMEMHMVEEIEAKAG; the protein is encoded by the exons ATGGATATAGATGATGTGATCTGCAGCTTGCGTGTTGTTGGCGTGCCAACCAAGAGTGCTATATACACATGGGGATATAACCAGAGTGGCCAGACTGCACGCAAGGGCAAGGAGCGCCACCTGAGGATCCCCAAGAGCCTACCTCCCAAACTATTCACCTGTAGGGATGGCGAGAACCTCAGATGGATTGATATTGCATGTGGCCGTGCACACACTGCTGCAGTCGTTTCTGACGGATCACTCTTCACCTGGG GTGCAAATGACTTTGGCCAGTTGGGAGATGGAACAGAGGAGAGTGCAAAGGAACCTAAAAAGGTCAATGCACTGGCGACTGAGTTTGTGAAATCGGTGTCCTGTGGTGCACACTGTACAGCTGCTATTGCTGAACCTCGAGAAAATGATGGCACAATATCGAGAAGCAGGTTATGGGTTTGGGGACAAAATCAG GGCTCAGATTACCCTCGCCTATACTGGGGTGCTTTTGCACCAAACACG GTAATTCGGCAGGTTTCTTGTGGAGCTGTTCATGTGGTGGCCCTATCGGATGATGGCCTGCTGCAAGCATGGG GCTACAATGAGTATGGTCAGCTTGGCAGAGGTTGTACTTCTGAAGGATTGCAGGGAGCTCGTGTATTAAATGCTTATGCAAGGTTCCTTGATGACACACCTGAGCTAGTGAAGATTGTTAGAGTATCATGTGGAGAGTACCATGCAGCAGCTATATCAGAAAACGGGGAGGT GTATACATGGGGACTTGGAAGCCTGGGGCAGCTTGGGCATCGCTCGCTTCAGTCTGGAGATAAGGAGCTAATCCCAAGGCGAGTTGTTGCCCTTGAAGGAATAGTAATTAGGGATGTGTCTTGTGGTGGGGTTCACTCTTGTGCTGTGACGGAAGGTGGAGCCCTCTACTGTTGGGGAGGAGGACATGTGGGCCAACTGGGGCTTGGACCTCAGAATGGTTTCTTTTCATGCGCTCTTAATGGATCCGACATGCTACTTCGTAACATTCCAGTCCTGGTCATACCATCAGGTGTCCGGCTTGTTACTTGTGGTCACTCACACACACTTATATCGATGAAAGATGGCCGTATATATGGATGGGGCTATAATAGTTATGGTCAGGCAGCTAATGAGAAATCTACTTATGCTTGGTACCCTTCTCCAGTTGATTG GTGTGTTGGAGAGGTGAGAAGACTTGCCGCAGGTGGTGGACATTCAGCTGTGTTAACTGATGCATCGTCCTTAAAAGAACTATGTGAGTTTAAGCTAGCAGAGACTGTAAATAGGTCGAACGCTCGGCTAATAGAAGACGTTGCATCACGAACCGGGGCTGATGCATTGGCACGCCTGTGTGAGAAATTAAG GGAACATTTGGTTGAGCAAGGAGACTCCGAGCTTATGGAAATGCACATGGTTGAAGAGATCGAGGCCAAAGCCGGTTAG